In Maridesulfovibrio sp., a single genomic region encodes these proteins:
- the nqrE gene encoding NADH:ubiquinone reductase (Na(+)-transporting) subunit E: protein MEHLINIFVKSIFIENMALAFFLGMCTYLAVSKKVATALGLGVAVVVVMTITVPVNNLLYNYFLREGALSWAGFDNTDLTFVGLISYIGVIAAIVQILEMALDKYVPSLYNALGIFLPLITVNCAILGASLFMVERDYNFAESLTFGFGSGVGWALAIVVLAGIREKMKYSDVPEGLKGLGITFIVVGLMSFGFLSFSGIQM, encoded by the coding sequence GTGGAACACCTTATTAATATATTCGTCAAATCGATCTTTATCGAGAACATGGCCCTGGCTTTCTTCCTGGGTATGTGCACCTACCTTGCAGTATCCAAGAAAGTTGCCACCGCTCTGGGTCTTGGTGTGGCCGTTGTCGTGGTCATGACCATCACGGTTCCGGTCAACAACCTGCTCTACAACTACTTCCTGCGGGAGGGAGCTCTGTCCTGGGCCGGATTTGACAACACCGACCTGACATTTGTCGGCCTCATCTCCTATATCGGAGTTATTGCGGCAATTGTTCAGATTCTGGAAATGGCTCTCGATAAATATGTACCTTCGCTCTACAACGCCCTGGGCATCTTTCTGCCCCTGATCACGGTTAACTGCGCCATTCTCGGAGCATCCCTCTTCATGGTGGAACGTGATTACAACTTTGCGGAATCGCTTACCTTCGGGTTCGGTTCGGGCGTGGGCTGGGCACTGGCCATCGTTGTACTGGCCGGTATCCGCGAAAAGATGAAGTACTCTGACGTACCGGAAGGACTCAAGGGACTCGGCATCACGTTCATCGTGGTCGGCCTTATGTCATTCGGCTTCCTGTCGTTTTCCGGTATTCAGATGTAG
- a CDS encoding NADH:ubiquinone reductase (Na(+)-transporting) subunit D, whose amino-acid sequence MAKFREVLLKPLLEDNPIAVQILGICSALAVTTKLETAFVMGLAVTFVTAASNVSVSAIRKHIPSSIRIIVMMTIIATLVIIVDQFLKAFAYGISKQLSVFVGLIITNCIVMGRAEAFAMQNEPRLSLADGIGNGLGYGLVLITVAFLRELFGSGKIFGLTVFKLSSAGGWYEPNGLMLLPPSAFFIIGLLIWSVNEYEKRKNSSKR is encoded by the coding sequence ATGGCTAAATTCAGGGAAGTTCTTCTCAAACCGCTTCTGGAAGACAACCCCATTGCCGTCCAGATTCTCGGAATCTGCTCGGCTCTGGCTGTCACCACCAAGCTGGAAACGGCTTTTGTTATGGGACTGGCGGTTACTTTCGTCACCGCGGCATCCAACGTATCGGTCAGTGCAATCCGCAAGCATATTCCTTCAAGCATCCGAATCATCGTCATGATGACCATCATCGCGACGCTGGTCATTATCGTCGACCAGTTCCTGAAGGCGTTTGCTTATGGAATCAGCAAGCAGCTGTCCGTTTTCGTCGGACTCATCATCACCAACTGCATCGTCATGGGGCGTGCTGAAGCTTTTGCCATGCAGAATGAGCCCCGGCTCAGCCTTGCCGACGGTATCGGGAACGGTTTGGGCTACGGCCTGGTTCTGATCACGGTCGCCTTCCTGCGTGAGCTTTTCGGCTCCGGCAAGATCTTCGGACTGACCGTTTTCAAACTGTCTTCCGCCGGCGGCTGGTACGAGCCCAACGGGCTTATGCTTCTGCCTCCCAGCGCTTTCTTCATCATCGGCCTGCTTATCTGGTCGGTGAACGAGTATGAAAAGCGCAAGAACAGCAGCAAGCGCTAA
- a CDS encoding Na(+)-translocating NADH-quinone reductase subunit C, with product MSNDSTKKVFVVAFSLCLVCSLLVSTAAVGLKSIQEKNKVLERKENILKAAGIYKDDVPVDELYKQIEPKVVDLSTGEYVDMDPVAYDQRKAAKDSESSIAIPSGKDLAGIGRRAKFANVYLLKDGDELKRIVLPIHGKGLWSTMYGFIALAPDFNTVKNFGFYEHAETPGLGGEVDNPNWKILWVGKKVYDDNGEPVIDVIKGNVGSDDPKAEYKVDGLAGATLTSRGVAKLVQYWLGQGGFEPYLKRLAAEGGGQNG from the coding sequence GTGTCTAACGATTCCACGAAAAAAGTTTTTGTTGTGGCGTTTTCCCTGTGCCTGGTCTGTTCGCTGCTGGTTTCCACGGCGGCGGTCGGGCTCAAATCCATCCAGGAAAAGAACAAGGTCCTGGAACGCAAGGAAAACATTCTCAAGGCCGCAGGCATATATAAAGACGATGTGCCTGTAGACGAACTCTACAAACAGATTGAACCCAAGGTTGTGGACCTTTCCACCGGTGAATATGTGGACATGGATCCAGTTGCCTATGACCAGCGCAAGGCGGCGAAGGATTCCGAATCCAGTATCGCCATACCTTCCGGTAAAGACCTTGCAGGCATCGGACGCCGTGCGAAATTCGCCAACGTGTACCTGCTGAAGGACGGCGACGAGTTGAAGCGCATTGTTCTGCCTATCCACGGAAAAGGGCTTTGGTCCACCATGTACGGATTCATCGCGCTCGCTCCGGACTTCAATACGGTCAAGAACTTCGGTTTTTATGAACATGCCGAAACTCCGGGCCTGGGCGGCGAAGTGGACAACCCCAACTGGAAGATCCTCTGGGTGGGCAAGAAAGTCTACGATGACAATGGCGAACCGGTCATAGACGTCATCAAGGGCAATGTCGGCTCCGATGATCCCAAGGCCGAATACAAGGTGGACGGACTGGCCGGCGCAACGCTGACATCTCGCGGTGTTGCCAAGCTGGTTCAGTACTGGCTCGGACAGGGCGGCTTTGAGCCCTATCTCAAGCGCCTCGCCGCTGAGGGAGGAGGTCAGAATGGCTAA
- a CDS encoding NADH:ubiquinone reductase (Na(+)-transporting) subunit B, with amino-acid sequence MGTLLKKLHSAVTGDGKYKKYYPVYEMVDTFLFSPTETSSGAPHARDAIDLKRVMITVVFALIPCFYMAMWNTGYQANSALAAMGLQAGTGWRWSVMGMFGLAANPESFGANVILGALYFFPIYIVCNIAGGFWETLFAVVRKHEINEGFLVTGSLIPLIVPPHIPLWQVALATSFGVVIGKEIFGGTGKNILNPALLARAFLFFAYPGQISGNGVWVAVDGYSGATPLALASGGGINAVMAKYSWWDCFIGTIPGSLGETSTLACLIGGVVLIITGIASWRIMVSILAGAFTMAVVFNAVGSATNPMMTVSPLWHLVMGGLAFGMVYMATDPVSSSMTPKGQFYYGALIGIMIILIRTVNPAYPEGVMLAILFGNVFAPIIDYFVMRANIKRRMVRSV; translated from the coding sequence ATGGGAACTCTGCTTAAAAAACTACACAGTGCCGTCACCGGAGATGGAAAGTATAAAAAATACTATCCGGTCTACGAGATGGTGGACACCTTTCTGTTCTCCCCCACGGAGACCAGTTCGGGAGCGCCCCATGCCCGAGATGCCATTGACCTCAAGAGGGTCATGATCACGGTTGTCTTCGCCCTTATCCCCTGTTTCTACATGGCTATGTGGAACACCGGATACCAGGCCAACTCGGCTTTGGCCGCCATGGGCCTGCAGGCCGGAACAGGCTGGCGCTGGAGTGTGATGGGCATGTTCGGACTCGCAGCCAATCCGGAAAGTTTCGGTGCGAATGTGATTCTCGGCGCTCTTTACTTCTTTCCCATCTACATCGTCTGCAACATCGCGGGCGGATTCTGGGAAACTTTGTTCGCCGTTGTGCGCAAACATGAAATCAACGAAGGCTTTCTGGTAACCGGATCGCTGATCCCGCTTATCGTCCCGCCGCATATCCCCCTGTGGCAGGTGGCTCTGGCCACCAGTTTCGGTGTGGTCATCGGCAAGGAGATCTTCGGCGGAACAGGTAAAAACATTCTCAACCCGGCACTGCTTGCCCGCGCTTTCCTCTTCTTCGCCTATCCCGGACAGATTTCCGGTAACGGCGTGTGGGTGGCTGTGGACGGATATTCCGGTGCAACCCCGCTGGCCCTGGCTTCCGGTGGCGGCATCAACGCTGTCATGGCCAAGTATTCGTGGTGGGACTGCTTCATCGGCACCATTCCCGGTTCACTCGGTGAAACTTCAACCCTGGCCTGCCTTATCGGCGGGGTGGTCCTGATCATTACCGGAATCGCCTCGTGGCGTATCATGGTATCCATTCTCGCCGGTGCGTTCACCATGGCTGTTGTATTCAACGCCGTAGGAAGCGCCACCAACCCTATGATGACCGTGAGCCCCCTGTGGCATCTGGTCATGGGCGGACTGGCCTTCGGTATGGTCTACATGGCCACGGACCCTGTTTCCTCGTCAATGACACCTAAAGGACAGTTCTATTACGGGGCGCTCATCGGGATCATGATCATCCTGATACGAACGGTCAACCCGGCCTATCCAGAGGGCGTCATGCTGGCGATTCTCTTCGGTAACGTGTTTGCCCCGATCATCGACTACTTTGTCATGAGGGCCAATATCAAGCGAAGGATGGTGCGCAGTGTCTAA
- a CDS encoding Na(+)-translocating NADH-quinone reductase subunit A, producing the protein MIKLKKGLDIPISGEPAPDFFEGNPPRTVAVLGSDYVGMKPSMVVSEGDTVKLGQPVFMDKKTEGVVFTAPGAGRVVAINRGDCRALQSVVIELDESAGAVEFPVYESEKLSGLDRQTVADNLVASGMWTAFRTRPMSKTPVPGSVPHSIFVTAMDTNPLAANPVPIIWKDSDAWLDGLKILTRLTDGDVNVCAADGVTLPLIQDVKLRIFSGPHPAGLAGTHIHFIDPVGPNKTVWHLNCQDVIAIGKLFTTGRLATERYISLAGPMVANPRIIKTRLGANIGDILFGELLNGDVRVISGSILSGFKADDCLAFLGRFHSQITAIAEGGKSEFMGWMAPGGNKFSSKSVFLSAFRNKGRRFALNTLLGGSHRAIFPTGAFDEVMPLDILPTYLVRALAVMDTDEAQALGCLELDEEDVALLSFVDCGKNDFGLMLREVLTLIEKEG; encoded by the coding sequence ATGATAAAACTCAAGAAAGGACTCGATATTCCTATCTCGGGCGAGCCTGCGCCGGATTTCTTCGAGGGAAATCCTCCGCGTACCGTAGCGGTCCTTGGCAGTGACTATGTCGGCATGAAGCCCAGCATGGTTGTTTCCGAGGGGGATACGGTTAAGCTCGGCCAGCCGGTCTTTATGGACAAGAAGACCGAAGGCGTCGTTTTTACGGCACCGGGAGCGGGCAGGGTCGTTGCCATCAATCGAGGTGATTGCAGGGCGTTGCAGTCCGTGGTCATCGAATTGGACGAATCTGCCGGAGCGGTTGAATTTCCGGTATATGAATCGGAAAAACTGTCCGGGCTGGACCGCCAGACCGTTGCAGACAACCTGGTAGCCTCGGGCATGTGGACGGCATTCCGCACGCGCCCGATGAGCAAGACCCCGGTTCCCGGATCAGTTCCGCATTCCATTTTTGTAACGGCCATGGATACCAATCCGCTGGCCGCAAACCCCGTCCCCATAATCTGGAAGGATTCCGATGCATGGCTGGACGGCCTGAAAATTCTTACCCGGCTCACCGACGGCGACGTGAACGTCTGCGCAGCAGACGGAGTCACCCTGCCGCTCATTCAGGACGTGAAGCTCCGGATTTTTTCCGGGCCGCATCCTGCAGGTCTGGCCGGTACCCACATCCACTTCATAGATCCCGTAGGGCCGAACAAGACGGTCTGGCATCTGAACTGCCAGGACGTTATCGCCATCGGCAAGCTTTTCACCACGGGCAGACTGGCTACGGAAAGATATATCTCCCTGGCCGGTCCGATGGTCGCCAATCCGCGCATAATCAAGACCCGTCTGGGCGCGAATATCGGCGACATTCTTTTCGGAGAACTGCTTAACGGTGATGTCCGGGTAATTTCCGGATCAATACTTTCCGGTTTCAAGGCCGACGATTGTCTGGCCTTTCTCGGCCGGTTCCATTCCCAGATCACAGCCATTGCCGAAGGCGGCAAAAGCGAGTTCATGGGCTGGATGGCTCCGGGCGGAAACAAGTTCTCGTCAAAGTCCGTGTTCCTGTCTGCGTTCCGCAACAAGGGCCGCCGTTTTGCGCTGAACACTCTTCTGGGCGGCAGCCATCGTGCCATCTTCCCGACCGGAGCGTTTGACGAGGTCATGCCGCTGGACATCCTGCCGACGTATCTCGTGCGTGCGCTGGCCGTAATGGACACGGATGAAGCCCAGGCGCTCGGCTGCCTGGAACTCGATGAGGAAGACGTCGCCCTGCTGTCCTTTGTGGACTGCGGCAAGAACGATTTCGGGCTCATGCTGCGCGAAGTCCTCACTCTTATCGAGAAGGAAGGATAG
- a CDS encoding MFS transporter, protein MQKSRISGKLWRFCRMRLDLFWRGMLDECSESRRRTAQGVLAAAFFSTLGVGAFTFAMSLSAGSSGLSSYWLGLAFSGYFLARLVLAPLAGYCADFIGPMPMLLTATGLGAAVPLLQFFFPATETLGVIQISLGFCSGIVKPVSMSLLGDCVPDERRGRLFGAYNTFLYAALVTGPLVGGLAVNLQGGIQSLILFCPGVGMGLAFLAFLRASTSSPVSSMRKDKAKGGPPWRDMSFLSLLLAVLGRTTGASVVITFLPRLINERFGLDGMLAGLLFALPNIMIIVGMPVTSRWADVRDKSGLTFLGMGICAACLFAFGQPVSVWSFAGLAALMGFGSALSLPASMSLASEMGPAKGSVMGVFLGASNLGFVLGPALSGLAVRNGGMADAFELVALFSGLCLLPTFLVMSRRLYAE, encoded by the coding sequence ATGCAGAAATCCCGTATAAGCGGAAAGTTATGGAGGTTCTGCAGGATGAGGCTTGATCTGTTCTGGCGGGGCATGCTTGATGAATGTTCCGAATCCCGGAGGCGTACCGCTCAGGGAGTGCTTGCCGCCGCTTTTTTTTCCACTCTCGGTGTGGGGGCCTTTACTTTTGCCATGTCCCTGAGTGCCGGATCATCAGGACTTTCCTCATATTGGCTGGGACTCGCTTTTTCCGGCTATTTCCTTGCCCGGCTGGTGCTTGCCCCATTGGCCGGCTACTGTGCCGATTTCATCGGTCCCATGCCTATGCTGCTCACCGCAACGGGGCTGGGGGCGGCAGTTCCATTGCTGCAGTTTTTTTTTCCTGCAACGGAAACTCTGGGAGTCATCCAGATCAGCCTCGGATTCTGTTCCGGTATCGTCAAGCCGGTCAGCATGTCTCTGCTTGGCGATTGTGTTCCCGATGAAAGGCGGGGGCGGCTGTTCGGGGCATACAATACCTTTCTTTACGCCGCTCTGGTTACCGGGCCGCTTGTCGGTGGACTGGCCGTCAACCTGCAGGGGGGAATACAGTCCCTGATTCTGTTCTGCCCCGGCGTGGGTATGGGGCTTGCCTTTCTGGCCTTTCTGCGTGCCAGCACATCTTCTCCTGTCAGCTCCATGCGGAAAGATAAAGCAAAGGGCGGTCCTCCATGGCGGGACATGTCTTTTCTTTCCCTGCTTCTGGCTGTTCTGGGACGCACAACAGGGGCATCCGTTGTCATCACCTTTCTGCCGCGTCTGATCAATGAGCGTTTCGGCCTTGACGGCATGCTTGCCGGGCTTTTGTTTGCCCTGCCCAATATCATGATTATTGTAGGCATGCCGGTGACCAGCCGCTGGGCGGATGTTCGTGATAAATCCGGGCTTACCTTTCTGGGTATGGGCATATGTGCGGCCTGCCTTTTCGCATTCGGGCAGCCTGTTTCGGTGTGGAGCTTTGCCGGGCTTGCAGCCTTGATGGGATTCGGGTCTGCGCTGTCTCTCCCGGCTTCCATGTCGCTTGCCTCCGAGATGGGACCGGCCAAAGGAAGCGTGATGGGCGTCTTTCTTGGTGCTTCCAATCTAGGTTTCGTCCTTGGGCCGGCATTGTCCGGTCTTGCTGTGCGAAACGGGGGAATGGCGGATGCCTTCGAGCTGGTCGCGCTTTTCAGCGGGTTGTGTCTTTTACCCACTTTTCTGGTTATGAGCAGGAGACTTTACGCCGAATAA
- a CDS encoding SLC13 family permease, translating into MTVTPDIVLVLCVLLVVIILFIIDRVRVDVVGIIVMVGLPLLGLVTPQQAVSGLSSNAVVSIIAVIIIGAGLDRTGVMNRLARLILRFAGKRESRITAMVSGTVAVISGFMQNIGAAALFMPAARRIASQTGIPVAHILLPMAYCAIIGGTLTLVGSSPLILLNDLLVVQGKSYEHFGMFSMTPIGIMLIIAALIYFYLLGKKILPGCKQIRERGPLSPLLDKTYHEVGKIYEMVIPENGFTKKSLGQLRIRANYACTVLAAYNHVTHKRIVAPLSEDELSPGDCLAVVGPPMFVEKLARDFGWIYKDELKVFADDLAPANAGIMEGIVTPRSALIGKRVGDFQFRRKYGVSPLAIFMGHEITVSDLSVQTVSEGNALLLHGKWSAFHRLKDQNDLVFTEPIRGEEIREDKATAALTCLAISLFMILVLNIQLSIALFFGALCMVLSGVLSIDEAYLSVDWMTVFLLAGLIPLGLAFENTGAAKLIADSLMHMLGVPSPIVLLASIALLTSFFTLFTSNVGATVLLVPLSMNLALSCGCDPRAAAMTVALAASNTFVLPTHQVNALIMRPAGLRPIDYLKAGAGMTIIFLIVLVAGMRIFF; encoded by the coding sequence ATGACAGTTACTCCAGATATCGTGCTGGTCCTTTGCGTTCTACTTGTTGTTATCATCCTGTTCATTATTGATCGTGTCCGCGTTGATGTCGTGGGTATAATCGTCATGGTAGGCCTGCCGCTGCTTGGTCTTGTCACGCCGCAGCAGGCTGTGAGCGGACTGAGCAGTAACGCGGTTGTATCGATAATTGCCGTCATCATCATCGGTGCTGGGCTGGACAGAACAGGTGTTATGAACAGGCTGGCAAGACTGATTCTCCGCTTTGCCGGCAAAAGGGAAAGCAGAATCACCGCCATGGTATCGGGAACTGTAGCAGTCATTTCCGGATTCATGCAGAACATAGGTGCAGCGGCACTGTTTATGCCTGCAGCAAGACGTATAGCCTCGCAGACAGGAATACCGGTGGCCCATATCCTTCTGCCGATGGCTTATTGTGCCATTATCGGCGGGACCCTGACCCTTGTTGGCTCCAGCCCGCTGATACTGCTTAACGACCTGCTGGTTGTCCAAGGCAAATCATACGAACATTTCGGCATGTTCAGCATGACCCCGATCGGAATCATGCTCATTATAGCCGCTCTTATCTATTTCTACCTGCTGGGCAAAAAAATTCTTCCCGGCTGCAAGCAGATTCGCGAACGCGGCCCTCTATCCCCTCTGCTGGATAAAACCTACCACGAAGTCGGTAAGATATACGAAATGGTCATTCCGGAAAACGGTTTCACCAAAAAGTCGCTGGGGCAATTAAGGATTCGCGCCAATTATGCCTGCACAGTCCTTGCCGCATACAACCACGTTACCCACAAGCGTATTGTAGCCCCCCTTTCCGAAGACGAACTTTCACCGGGGGATTGTCTGGCAGTTGTCGGGCCGCCCATGTTCGTGGAAAAACTGGCCCGGGATTTCGGCTGGATCTACAAAGATGAGCTCAAGGTGTTTGCCGATGATCTGGCCCCCGCCAATGCAGGGATCATGGAAGGGATAGTCACCCCGCGCTCAGCACTCATAGGCAAGAGGGTCGGCGACTTTCAATTCAGGCGGAAATACGGAGTTTCACCGCTCGCCATTTTCATGGGACATGAAATCACTGTAAGTGACCTGTCGGTCCAGACGGTAAGCGAAGGCAATGCCCTGCTGCTGCACGGAAAATGGAGTGCCTTTCACCGGCTGAAGGATCAGAACGACCTTGTCTTTACTGAACCGATAAGGGGAGAAGAGATAAGGGAGGATAAAGCTACCGCAGCACTGACCTGTCTCGCCATATCACTGTTCATGATCCTTGTGCTGAACATACAGCTGTCCATAGCACTCTTCTTCGGCGCTCTGTGCATGGTCCTCAGCGGGGTCCTGTCCATTGATGAAGCATACCTTTCCGTGGACTGGATGACCGTATTCCTGCTGGCCGGACTGATCCCTCTGGGACTGGCCTTTGAGAACACCGGCGCGGCAAAACTCATTGCCGATTCACTCATGCACATGCTCGGGGTTCCTTCCCCCATAGTCCTGCTGGCCAGCATAGCCCTTCTGACTTCCTTCTTTACTCTGTTCACGTCCAATGTAGGGGCCACGGTTCTGCTTGTTCCTCTGTCCATGAACCTGGCTTTATCCTGCGGATGCGACCCCAGGGCGGCGGCCATGACTGTGGCGCTGGCAGCATCGAATACTTTCGTCCTTCCGACCCATCAGGTCAACGCGCTTATAATGCGGCCTGCAGGCCTGAGACCGATAGACTACCTGAAGGCAGGTGCGGGCATGACAATCATTTTCCTGATCGTGCTTGTGGCGGGGATGCGTATTTTCTTTTGA
- a CDS encoding SLC13 family permease has translation MTPEILLVMAVLAFAVLLFIFEWVRVDVVGIIMMVLLPLLGLVTPKQAISGLSSNAVVSIIAVIIIGAGLDKTGVMNSMARVILKFAGKSETRIMSLIAGTVAIISGFMQNIGAAALFLPAAKRIGNQTGVPIGRLLMPMGFCAIIGGCLTLVGSSPLILLNDLMIVGGKHYEPFGLFGVTPIGLILIAAAIVYFILFGRFILPSKSVDEVSGPMSELLTDTYGGIGSLFELHVPETWSSDRDLRGLELRPIYFSTIVAIARDKGKTHKIAPEALEKILPGDHLAVVGPLDFVRNMAADLGWELKEELATFAEELSPNNAGIMEGIITPRSELVGMTLRQLRIRDRFQVSPLAIFRGEKLFISGLTDIKLESGDALLLHGRWEMFHMLKDRPDFVFTEDVKGEILRTEKAKVALMWLGVSLVMILGLHIQLSIALLTGALGMVLTKVLSIDEAYQSVDWMTVFLLGGLIPLGMAFENTGAAKYIADTIMAALGQPSALVLLTVIGALTSFFTLVASNVGATVLLVPLSMNMALNAGVDPRIAALTVAVAASNTFVLPTHQVNALIMRPGGYKTIDYVRAGAGMTVLYMVVMIFALMTLY, from the coding sequence ATGACTCCAGAGATTCTTCTAGTAATGGCAGTACTGGCCTTTGCTGTACTGCTTTTCATATTCGAATGGGTAAGAGTGGACGTGGTAGGCATCATCATGATGGTACTGCTCCCTCTGCTCGGGCTCGTCACTCCTAAGCAGGCGATCAGCGGTTTAAGCAGCAATGCGGTTGTTTCGATCATAGCTGTAATCATCATTGGCGCCGGGCTTGATAAGACCGGTGTGATGAATTCAATGGCAAGAGTCATCCTGAAGTTTGCAGGTAAAAGCGAGACAAGGATCATGTCCCTGATCGCCGGAACCGTAGCAATCATTTCAGGATTCATGCAGAATATCGGGGCCGCAGCTCTTTTTCTGCCTGCGGCCAAGCGAATCGGCAACCAGACCGGGGTTCCTATCGGAAGACTGCTGATGCCGATGGGCTTCTGTGCCATTATCGGCGGCTGTCTGACTCTGGTCGGTTCCAGCCCTCTGATTCTCCTTAACGATCTCATGATTGTCGGCGGCAAGCATTATGAACCTTTCGGTCTTTTCGGGGTTACTCCCATAGGATTGATCCTGATAGCCGCCGCAATTGTATACTTCATCCTCTTCGGAAGATTCATTCTGCCGAGCAAGAGCGTTGATGAGGTTTCCGGGCCCATGTCCGAACTGCTGACCGACACCTACGGCGGCATCGGTTCCCTTTTTGAGCTTCATGTGCCCGAAACATGGAGTTCCGACCGGGACCTCAGAGGACTTGAGCTCCGTCCCATCTACTTCTCCACAATCGTAGCCATCGCGCGTGATAAGGGTAAAACGCACAAGATAGCCCCGGAGGCTCTGGAAAAGATACTTCCCGGAGACCATCTGGCTGTCGTCGGTCCCCTTGATTTCGTCCGCAACATGGCCGCTGATTTAGGGTGGGAACTCAAAGAAGAACTTGCCACGTTTGCTGAAGAACTTTCACCCAACAATGCCGGTATCATGGAGGGTATCATTACCCCCCGTTCCGAGCTTGTGGGCATGACTCTCAGACAATTGCGCATCAGGGACCGCTTTCAGGTTTCCCCTCTTGCGATTTTCAGGGGAGAGAAACTTTTCATCAGCGGACTTACCGATATCAAGCTGGAATCCGGTGACGCGCTTCTCCTGCACGGACGCTGGGAAATGTTCCACATGCTCAAGGACAGACCCGACTTCGTCTTCACTGAAGATGTAAAGGGCGAAATTCTGCGCACTGAAAAGGCCAAGGTGGCCCTCATGTGGCTCGGCGTTTCGCTGGTCATGATTCTGGGACTTCATATCCAGCTTTCCATAGCACTTCTCACAGGTGCTCTGGGTATGGTCCTGACCAAGGTCCTGTCCATTGACGAAGCCTACCAGTCTGTGGACTGGATGACCGTATTTCTCCTCGGAGGACTTATTCCCCTGGGAATGGCCTTTGAAAATACGGGCGCGGCTAAATATATAGCCGATACCATCATGGCGGCGCTGGGACAGCCTTCGGCTCTTGTTCTGCTTACTGTAATCGGTGCACTGACCTCGTTCTTCACTCTGGTCGCATCGAACGTGGGCGCAACGGTTCTGCTGGTTCCGTTGTCCATGAACATGGCGCTTAACGCCGGTGTTGATCCCCGCATTGCGGCTCTCACCGTTGCTGTTGCAGCGTCCAACACCTTTGTTCTGCCTACCCATCAGGTCAATGCCTTGATCATGCGTCCGGGCGGATACAAAACTATCGACTACGTCAGGGCCGGAGCAGGGATGACCGTATTGTATATGGTTGTCATGATCTTCGCTCTGATGACACTTTATTAA